Part of the Rhizobiales bacterium NRL2 genome is shown below.
CAGATGACGTCGCGGGGATAGAGCGTGACATAGCGGGTCATGCGGACCAGAAAATCGGCCACGGAATGCACCATGTTCGCTGTCGGGAAATCGATGATCTCCCGGCCGTTCAGCCGCACTTTGGTGCGCGCCGCCTGCTGGTCGAAATCGGTCTCGATCCACGGGCCCATGGGCGCGAAGCTGTCGGTGTTCTTGGCGCGCCAGAGGGTGAAGTCCTCCTTCTGCCACGACCGCTCGGAGACGTCGTTGCCGATGGTGAATCCCAGAACGCATTCGAAGCAATTGTCATGAGTCAGGTACTTCGCCTCCCGGCCGATGACTGCGACCAGTTCCGCCTCGTACTGGATCTGATCGCTGGCGTCCGCCGGGATGACGATGGGGTCGCCGGGTCCGGAAATCGCGTTGATCGCGCGATAGCCGATATCCGCCGCCTTCGGGATGTCGGGCGCCATACCGACAGACTCGGCGACTTCGCGAACATGTTCCGCGTAGTTCAGGCCGGCGGCGTAGAACGTCCGCGGCA
Proteins encoded:
- a CDS encoding 2-keto-4-pentenoate hydratase; the encoded protein is MRWARYLVDGRETFGLVEGDRLADVAGDPFDGFERTRATRPLAETKLLAPVMPRTFYAAGLNYAEHVREVAESVGMAPDIPKAADIGYRAINAISGPGDPIVIPADASDQIQYEAELVAVIGREAKYLTHDNCFECVLGFTIGNDVSERSWQKEDFTLWRAKNTDSFAPMGPWIETDFDQQAARTKVRLNGREIIDFPTANMVHSVADFLVRMTRYVTLYPRDVIWMGTEGKSENMAHGDTCEIEITGIGQLRNPVIRASG